The Methylopila sp. M107 genome contains the following window.
GCTGTTCGGGGCCACGATCCCGCACAGCGCGAGCTGGATCATCCGCTATTCGCGGGTCGCGCCGCCGGACGTGATCTACACGGCGAACGTGCCGAGAGACGTCGTCGACTTCTATGTCGCCGAATGCGCGCCGCTCGATCCGTTCTCGGCGCATTGGCGGCTCAACGAGGAGCCGGGCGTCAGGACGCTCGCAAGCTTCGCGCCGAAAGCCGGCGCCGCGATCGACCCGAGGCCCTACAGCCGGCTGTTCAAGCCCGCGGCCGAGATCGAGGACGAACTCGGCATGTTCTTCTCGACCGTCGGCCACTCCTCGCTCGGCCTGTTTCTGGAGCGCGTCGAGGGGCGCTTCACCGCGGCGGAGGTCCGCCAGGCGAAGCTCGTCTTCCCGGTGCTCGACGGTTTCCACAAGACGCATATCGGGCGGATCTTTGACCGGCTCCGCTTCGCCGGCGACGCCAATGAGAGCGAGCTGGTGAGCCGCCCGACCTTGGTGCGCGACCGGACCGGCCTCGAAATCTTCGCCAACGCCTCCTGGCGCGATGCCGTCGCCGCCGATCCGTCGATCGGGGAGGCCGTCGCCTCAGTCGTCGACGAGCGCGCCGTCCAGCTCGCCGACCACACGCTCAAGGTCGAGCGCTTCGACCAGTATTTCCCGCTGGCGCCGTCCGGCACGATGTTCGTGCTGACGGAGCGAGCCGACGCGCCGGTGTCCGCCGCGCTCGGGCCGGAACTGCTCACGCGCAAGGAGCGCGAGATCTTCGATCTCGTGATGGCCGGCAGCACCACCGGTTCGATCGCCCAGGCGCTTAGCATCAGCAAGGGGATGGTGAAGAAGTACCGGCTGCAGATCTACCGCAAGACTGGCGTGGCGTCGGAACGCGCGCTGGTCCAGAAGTTCAGCGGGCTGTCGCCCGGTGTCGCTTAATGCGCGCTCCGTCATCTCGGCCGAAGCGCTTGAGTCCAGCAACGCATAATCGGGCCAGACAGAATCAGCGCGTCATTCCGGCTGAAGCGAAGCGGAAGGCCGGAATCCAGACACACAAGCGTTCCTGGATGCAGCGGAGAGCGTGGTGTTTCCGGATCCCGGCACTTCGGCCGGGATGACGGTCGTGGCTCAGGCGCTAAACGGAGAACCGTCCTGTTCCGGGGCGCGCGATCAAAAGAATCCGGTGAGCGGCAGCCTCTCTCCAGTGATCAGGTGCTGGCCGACGCTGCGCGCCTTGTAGGCGGCGGGGTTGTGCGAGGCGAGGGTGCGGGCGTTCCGCCAATGCCGGTCGAGATTGGCGCTCTTCTTGGTCGCGGAGGCGCCGCCTGCGTCGAACACCGCGGCGCCCGAGCGGATCGCGAGTTCGTCGACGACCACCTTCGCCTTGGCGGCCGCGAGCGCGCCCTCATGGGCGACGTCGATGTCCGGTCGCCCATTGACCCGCGAGGCGACCGTGCGGTCGAGCGCGTCCGCCGCCGCAAGCACCGCGGCCTCGGCCGCAAAGGCCGCCGCCGCAATCTCCCCGACGGCGTGTTGCAGGATCGGGTCGTCGACCGGCGCTTCCGTCGGGGCGAACGAGAAGGTGCGCGCACGCTTGCGGACGAGCGCCGCCGCGTCCGCCGCCGCGGCGCGGATGATTCCGGCCACGATCGCGGTCAGGAACAGCTGCGAATGGGAGCCGTGATAGGGCCGGCCGAAGCCGACGCCGTCGCTCTCGTCGTCATAGATCAGCTCTTCCGGCGCCACGCGCACATTGGTCAGCCGCGTGGTTCCGGTGCCCGTGAGGCGCTGGCCGAGGCCGTCCCAGTCGTCCTCCAGGATCAGACCCTCGCGCACCGAAGGGACGATCGCGCTGACATAGCGCCCGTCCTCGTCCTGCGCGCGGACCAGCACATAGTCGGAAAAGATGCTGCCGGTGCTGAAATACTTGGTCCCGTTGAGGAAAAAGCCGTCGCCGTCCGGCGTCAGGCGGGTGTCGAACTCGACCCCGCCGACATTCTTGGCGTTGATCTCCGTCATGGCGAGCCCGACGATCTCGCCGCCGGCGATCAGCCGCGCCCAGCGCAGATGCGCCTCGCCCCTGGAGGGCTGCGTGTAGCGCTCCACGAAGCCGAAATGGTTGCGCAGGATGTGCGCGACGTTGGGGTCCGCCTCGCCGAGCAGGATGACGGCCGACAGATGTTCGCGCAGGGTGAGGCCCGCGCCGCCCTCTTCCTTGCGCAGCCGCAGCGCCCCGAAGCGCGCTTTCCGGATCAGCGCAATCTGCTCGAAGGGGAGGATGCGCTTGGCGTCGCGCTCGGAGGCGCCCTCCGCGATCGCGGCGAGAAGCTCGCCGAGTTCGGGCGAGCCCGGCACGGGCAGGCGCGGCGTCGCGGCGCGCAGGCTCTGGGTCACGGCGTTCATGGGCGGCTCCTCGACAACCACATGGGTTCAGTTCATTCGGCGGCTTGGGCTGCGGCGCGGCCGACACGAAACGCCGCCGCTGGATGCGTGCCGGCGACCCTCGGTCCCGCGCCGCCGAGCTTTTCGCGCAGGCTTCCGGGCGCGTAGGCGCGCTTGTAGCGGCCGCGGCGCTGCAGCTCGGGAACGAGGAAGTCGGCGATGTCCTCGAAGCTTTCGGGCGCGACCGCATAAGCGAGGTTGAAGCCGTCGACGTCGGTCGCGGCGATCCAGGCGTCGAGCTGGTCCGCGACCGTCGCGGGCGATCCGACGAAGATCGGCCCGATGCCGCCGACGCCGACATGTTCTGCGACCTCGCGCACCGTCCAGACCCGGTCCGGATCGGCGCGCGTGATGTTCTCCATCGCCGAACGACCGGCTTCGGTCTCGACATGGGCGACCTGTTGGTCGAGCCCGTATGTCGAGAAGTCGACGCCCGTCCAGCCGGACATCAGCGTCAGCGCGCCTTCGGGGCTGACATAGCGCCGGTAGTCCGCGAGCTTGGCTTCCGCCGCGGCGTCGGTCGGGCCCGTCACTACGGTCGCGAGCGAAAAAATCGTGATATCGCCGGGGTTTCGGCCAAACGCCTTGGCGCGGGCGCGGATGTCGGAGACCCGCGGCGCGATCGCCTTGACGCTCGGACCCGACATGAACACGCATTCGGCGTGGCGCGCCGCGAAACCCCGGCCGGCGGGCGATGTCCCCGCCTGGTAGATCACGGGCGTCCGCTGCGGCGACGGCGCGGAGAGGTGCACCGCGTCGACGGAAAAATGCTCGCCGCGATAGCGCGCGGGCCGCACTCGCGCCGGATCCGTGAACACGCCCCGCGCCACGTCGCGCACCACGGCGTCGTCGTCCCAGCTGCCTTCCCAGAGGCTGTAGACGACGTCCATGTACTCTTCCGCCACCGCATAGCGGTCGTCGTGGGCGCGCTGCTTCGCCTGGCCGGCGGCCCGTGCTGCGCTGTCGAGATAGCCGGTCACGACATTCCAGCCGACGCGGCCTTCCGTCAGATGGTCGAGCGTCGACATGCGGCGGGCGAACGGGAAGGCCGGCTCATAGGTGAGGTTGGAGGTGACGCCGAAGCCGAGGTTTTTCGTCACTGCCGCCATCGCCGAGACCAGCACGGACGGGTCGTTCGAGGGGATTTGCGTGCCGTGCCGGAGCGCGGCGTCCGGCGAGCCGCCATAGACGTCGTAGACG
Protein-coding sequences here:
- a CDS encoding helix-turn-helix transcriptional regulator, whose product is MSAPSDTGPIGLAQEAWFRLVGEVASSIGTDGFHQKLVELFGATIPHSASWIIRYSRVAPPDVIYTANVPRDVVDFYVAECAPLDPFSAHWRLNEEPGVRTLASFAPKAGAAIDPRPYSRLFKPAAEIEDELGMFFSTVGHSSLGLFLERVEGRFTAAEVRQAKLVFPVLDGFHKTHIGRIFDRLRFAGDANESELVSRPTLVRDRTGLEIFANASWRDAVAADPSIGEAVASVVDERAVQLADHTLKVERFDQYFPLAPSGTMFVLTERADAPVSAALGPELLTRKEREIFDLVMAGSTTGSIAQALSISKGMVKKYRLQIYRKTGVASERALVQKFSGLSPGVA
- a CDS encoding acyl-CoA dehydrogenase family protein — its product is MNAVTQSLRAATPRLPVPGSPELGELLAAIAEGASERDAKRILPFEQIALIRKARFGALRLRKEEGGAGLTLREHLSAVILLGEADPNVAHILRNHFGFVERYTQPSRGEAHLRWARLIAGGEIVGLAMTEINAKNVGGVEFDTRLTPDGDGFFLNGTKYFSTGSIFSDYVLVRAQDEDGRYVSAIVPSVREGLILEDDWDGLGQRLTGTGTTRLTNVRVAPEELIYDDESDGVGFGRPYHGSHSQLFLTAIVAGIIRAAAADAAALVRKRARTFSFAPTEAPVDDPILQHAVGEIAAAAFAAEAAVLAAADALDRTVASRVNGRPDIDVAHEGALAAAKAKVVVDELAIRSGAAVFDAGGASATKKSANLDRHWRNARTLASHNPAAYKARSVGQHLITGERLPLTGFF
- a CDS encoding LLM class flavin-dependent oxidoreductase codes for the protein MPKEIRLNAFSMNAVGHQSPGLWRHPRDRSAEFNRLPFWTELAKTLEAGLFDGLFLADVLGVYDVYGGSPDAALRHGTQIPSNDPSVLVSAMAAVTKNLGFGVTSNLTYEPAFPFARRMSTLDHLTEGRVGWNVVTGYLDSAARAAGQAKQRAHDDRYAVAEEYMDVVYSLWEGSWDDDAVVRDVARGVFTDPARVRPARYRGEHFSVDAVHLSAPSPQRTPVIYQAGTSPAGRGFAARHAECVFMSGPSVKAIAPRVSDIRARAKAFGRNPGDITIFSLATVVTGPTDAAAEAKLADYRRYVSPEGALTLMSGWTGVDFSTYGLDQQVAHVETEAGRSAMENITRADPDRVWTVREVAEHVGVGGIGPIFVGSPATVADQLDAWIAATDVDGFNLAYAVAPESFEDIADFLVPELQRRGRYKRAYAPGSLREKLGGAGPRVAGTHPAAAFRVGRAAAQAAE